One genomic segment of Geothermobacter hydrogeniphilus includes these proteins:
- the selD gene encoding selenide, water dikinase SelD, with the protein MGPAVLSDALAGLTPPDDPDLLVGIETSDDAAVYRLNDEMAMVNTVDFITPPVDDPYWFGQISAANSISDVYSMGGKPLTALNLVMFPSKQLDMGMLKEILKGGHDKVVEAGACLVGGHSVDDEEPKYGLCVSGVVHPERIITNAGARPGDALILTKPLGSGVLFNAVRAKKFPYPELERDTLPLIAALNGPAMEAALRFDLHACTDVTGFGILGHLLEMALGADAGILLDYQQLPFYSGALDMYRKGETTGSNRANREMVSRHRLELQRTLTRAEEELLYDPQTSGGLLMALPSSQADDLLTLLHASGVTDSRCIGEIRDAAVGITVV; encoded by the coding sequence ATCGGTCCGGCAGTTCTGTCGGACGCCCTGGCGGGGCTGACCCCGCCCGATGATCCCGACCTGCTGGTGGGAATCGAAACCTCGGATGACGCGGCGGTCTATCGACTGAACGATGAGATGGCGATGGTCAACACCGTCGACTTCATCACCCCGCCGGTCGACGACCCCTACTGGTTCGGGCAGATCTCTGCCGCCAACTCGATCTCGGATGTCTATTCGATGGGCGGTAAACCGCTCACCGCCCTCAACCTGGTGATGTTCCCGTCCAAACAGCTGGACATGGGGATGCTGAAGGAGATCCTCAAGGGCGGACATGACAAGGTGGTCGAGGCGGGAGCCTGCCTGGTCGGCGGCCACTCGGTCGATGACGAGGAACCGAAATACGGTCTCTGCGTCAGCGGCGTGGTCCATCCCGAACGGATCATCACCAACGCCGGGGCCCGGCCCGGCGACGCCCTGATCCTGACCAAACCACTCGGTTCGGGAGTGCTGTTCAATGCTGTCCGGGCGAAAAAATTTCCCTATCCCGAACTGGAGCGCGACACCCTGCCGCTGATCGCCGCACTCAACGGTCCGGCGATGGAGGCGGCGCTGCGTTTCGACCTGCACGCCTGCACCGATGTGACCGGCTTCGGCATCCTCGGGCACCTGCTGGAAATGGCTCTCGGAGCTGACGCCGGAATCCTGCTGGACTATCAGCAGCTGCCGTTCTATTCAGGCGCCCTTGATATGTACCGGAAGGGCGAAACGACCGGCAGCAACCGGGCAAACCGGGAAATGGTCAGCAGACACCGCCTGGAGCTGCAACGCACCCTTACCCGCGCTGAGGAAGAGCTGCTGTACGACCCGCAGACCTCCGGCGGCCTGCTGATGGCACTGCCGTCATCCCAGGCCGATGATCTGTTGACGCTGCTGCATGCATCAGGCGTCACGGACTCCCGGTGCATCGGTGAGATCCGCGACGCGGCGGTTGGCATCACGGTGGTCTGA
- a CDS encoding long-chain fatty acid--CoA ligase, translating to MKATMMNAPLTLGHILERAGTLFAATEIVSRMPDRSLHRCTYGDFYRRARQLAEALSAAGLKRGERVGTLMWSHYAHLEAYFGIPVAGGVLHTLNLRLSPEEIAYIVNHAEDRFLIVDDVLLPLLEKFRGQIDVERIFVVPLTGQAVPAGYESYEELLSTASGHFTPPEMEENEPCGMCYTSGTTGRPKGVVYSHRSSVLHSLVTALPDLMNLSCSKTVLPVVPMFHANAWGIPYAATNVGARQVFPGPHLDAESLLDLFAGEQVTQTAGVPTIWLSILETLQRNPGRWQLIPGMEMIVGGSAPPESMIRAFAELGLEVIHAWGMTETSPVASFSRLKPHLEKESAEERFAYRAKQGMPVPLVDLRIAGEKGPVAWDGRSVGEIQVRGPWITAGYHTQPATEERFTADGWLRTGDVGHCDPEGYVQLTDRTKDLIKSGGEWISSVALENAIMGHPAVREAAVIAVPHPKWGERPLAVVALKDGTAVDGEAICSHLAESFPRWQLPDGCVFVESIPRTSTGKFFKARLREQYADWGSVP from the coding sequence ATGAAAGCAACCATGATGAACGCCCCCCTGACCCTGGGACACATCCTCGAACGGGCGGGAACTCTTTTTGCCGCGACGGAAATCGTTTCCCGGATGCCGGATCGTTCACTGCATCGCTGCACCTATGGCGATTTCTACCGTCGCGCGCGGCAGTTGGCGGAGGCGTTGAGCGCTGCCGGGCTCAAACGCGGCGAGCGGGTCGGCACCCTGATGTGGAGTCACTATGCCCATCTCGAGGCGTATTTCGGCATCCCGGTCGCCGGTGGCGTGCTGCACACCCTCAATCTTCGGCTGAGTCCCGAGGAGATCGCCTATATCGTCAACCATGCCGAAGATCGTTTTCTGATCGTGGATGACGTGCTGTTGCCGCTGCTGGAGAAATTCCGCGGACAGATCGACGTGGAGCGGATCTTCGTGGTGCCCCTGACCGGGCAGGCGGTACCGGCCGGCTACGAAAGCTATGAGGAACTGTTGTCCACCGCGAGTGGCCATTTCACCCCGCCGGAGATGGAGGAGAACGAGCCCTGCGGCATGTGCTACACCTCGGGCACCACCGGCAGGCCCAAAGGAGTGGTCTACTCGCATCGTTCCTCGGTGCTGCATTCCCTGGTCACCGCCCTGCCCGACCTGATGAATCTCTCCTGCAGCAAAACCGTTCTGCCGGTGGTGCCGATGTTCCACGCCAACGCCTGGGGAATCCCCTATGCGGCCACCAATGTCGGCGCCAGGCAGGTCTTCCCCGGTCCGCACCTGGATGCGGAGAGCCTGCTTGACCTCTTTGCCGGCGAGCAGGTGACCCAGACCGCCGGAGTTCCGACGATCTGGCTGAGTATTCTTGAGACACTGCAGCGGAATCCCGGTCGCTGGCAACTGATTCCGGGGATGGAAATGATCGTCGGCGGTTCGGCGCCGCCCGAATCGATGATTCGGGCTTTTGCTGAACTGGGCCTGGAGGTTATTCACGCCTGGGGCATGACCGAAACCTCGCCGGTTGCGAGTTTTTCGCGGCTCAAGCCCCATCTGGAAAAAGAATCTGCCGAAGAGCGCTTCGCCTACCGCGCCAAACAGGGGATGCCGGTGCCGCTGGTCGACCTGCGCATTGCCGGGGAGAAGGGGCCGGTCGCGTGGGACGGGCGATCCGTGGGGGAGATTCAGGTTCGCGGGCCCTGGATTACGGCGGGATACCATACGCAGCCGGCGACCGAAGAGCGCTTCACCGCTGACGGCTGGCTTCGTACCGGCGATGTGGGGCATTGTGATCCGGAGGGCTATGTCCAACTGACCGATCGCACCAAGGATCTGATCAAGTCGGGAGGCGAGTGGATCAGCTCGGTCGCCCTTGAAAACGCCATTATGGGGCATCCCGCGGTTCGGGAAGCGGCGGTGATCGCTGTGCCCCATCCCAAATGGGGGGAACGGCCGCTGGCGGTGGTGGCTCTGAAAGACGGGACAGCGGTCGACGGCGAAGCGATCTGTTCCCACCTGGCGGAAAGTTTTCCCCGCTGGCAGTTGCCCGATGGGTGCGTGTTTGTTGAATCGATACCGCGCACATCAACGGGGAAATTCTTCAAGGCCAGGTTGCGCGAACAATATGCGGACTGGGGGAGTGTCCCCTAG
- a CDS encoding heavy metal translocating P-type ATPase: MHQQQHEDCHHVSEPARIVDPVCGMSTEDKSAYKAHRYKGEEFYFCSDKCLAKFRNDPEAYSGGQQEPRTPTAAGKGATYTCPMHPEIEQLGPGSCPRCGMALEPLSPLPLTRTEYRCPMHPEVVQDTPGSCPKCGMALERTVTTLEEEDNPEYDDMRRRFIFSALFSIPLVIIAMRGMLPGGRLIEEVASARTLGWLELLLSTPVVLWAGWPFYVRAVQSVIHKSLNMFTLIGLGVSMAYGYSLLAVLLPDIFPAAMRGPDGAVGVYFEAAAVIVTLILLGQVMELRARSRTGAAIKALLGLAPKTARKIHADGREEDVPLEQVVAGDRLRIRPGEKVPVDGVVVEGASVVDESMISGEPIPVSKQPGDRLIGATVNATGSLIMEAEKIGSDTLLARIVQMVAEAQRSRAPIQKLADQVAGYFVPAVIGIALLAFLVWFLVGPEPRLAYALIAAVSVLIIACPCALGLATPMSIMVATGKGAGLGVLFKNAEAIETLRKVTTLVVDKTGTLTLGQPKLTGVIPAAGIDEKTLLILAASLERGSEHPLAAALVEGALARGLTLSAAQDFASHTGKGVSGRVEGVEVLLGNSTLFGEFSIEPGALAARAEELRAEGQTVMQVAIDGRMAGLLAVSDPIKDTTPAAIRQLHGEGIKIVMLTGDNRATAEAVGRKLGIDEIVAEVLPDEKAAAVKKFQEAGEIVAMAGDGINDAPALAQAEVGIAMGTGTDVAMESAGVTLVKGDLTGIVRARRLSRATMANIRQNLFFAFVYNSLGVPLAAGVLYPLFGLLLSPVIAAAAMSLSSVSVISNALRLRSVKIASDPAEPSRP, translated from the coding sequence ATGCATCAACAGCAACATGAGGACTGTCATCACGTGAGTGAGCCGGCACGGATTGTCGATCCGGTCTGCGGCATGAGTACCGAAGACAAGAGCGCCTATAAGGCACACCGGTACAAGGGAGAAGAATTCTACTTCTGCAGTGACAAGTGCCTGGCGAAGTTCAGGAACGATCCGGAGGCCTATAGCGGCGGGCAGCAGGAGCCGAGGACCCCGACGGCGGCCGGAAAAGGCGCAACCTACACCTGTCCGATGCACCCGGAGATCGAGCAGCTCGGTCCGGGTTCCTGCCCCAGGTGCGGCATGGCGCTGGAGCCGCTTTCGCCCCTGCCGCTGACCCGTACCGAGTACCGTTGTCCGATGCATCCGGAGGTGGTACAGGATACCCCCGGCAGCTGTCCGAAGTGCGGCATGGCGCTGGAGCGCACGGTGACGACCCTCGAAGAGGAAGACAATCCCGAGTATGACGACATGCGCCGGCGATTCATTTTTTCCGCACTCTTCTCAATTCCGCTGGTGATTATCGCCATGCGCGGGATGCTTCCCGGCGGCAGGCTGATCGAAGAGGTGGCTTCGGCCCGGACGCTGGGTTGGCTTGAACTGCTGCTCTCGACGCCGGTGGTCCTCTGGGCCGGTTGGCCCTTTTATGTTCGCGCGGTGCAGTCGGTTATCCATAAAAGCCTCAATATGTTTACTCTGATTGGCCTTGGCGTGTCGATGGCTTACGGCTACAGTCTGCTTGCCGTGCTGCTGCCCGATATTTTCCCCGCAGCCATGCGTGGCCCTGATGGCGCCGTCGGAGTCTATTTCGAGGCGGCCGCCGTCATTGTCACCCTGATTCTGCTGGGCCAGGTGATGGAATTGCGGGCCCGCAGCCGGACCGGCGCAGCAATCAAGGCACTGCTCGGCCTGGCTCCGAAGACAGCGCGTAAAATCCATGCCGACGGCCGCGAAGAAGATGTTCCTCTCGAACAGGTTGTGGCCGGGGACCGTCTGCGCATCCGTCCCGGTGAAAAAGTGCCGGTCGACGGGGTCGTTGTCGAGGGCGCCAGCGTGGTCGATGAGTCGATGATTTCGGGGGAACCGATTCCGGTCAGCAAGCAGCCGGGTGACAGGTTGATCGGTGCGACGGTCAATGCCACCGGCTCGCTGATCATGGAGGCGGAAAAAATCGGCAGCGACACCCTGCTGGCCCGGATTGTTCAAATGGTCGCCGAGGCCCAGCGCAGCCGGGCTCCGATCCAGAAGCTGGCAGACCAGGTCGCCGGTTATTTTGTGCCGGCGGTCATCGGCATCGCCCTGCTCGCTTTTTTGGTCTGGTTCCTGGTTGGTCCGGAGCCGCGTCTCGCTTACGCGCTGATCGCGGCGGTCTCGGTGCTGATCATCGCCTGCCCCTGTGCCTTGGGGTTGGCGACACCGATGTCGATCATGGTCGCGACCGGCAAGGGGGCCGGATTGGGGGTGCTGTTCAAGAACGCCGAGGCCATCGAAACCCTGCGCAAGGTCACCACCTTGGTAGTCGATAAGACCGGCACCCTGACCCTGGGGCAACCGAAGCTGACCGGGGTGATTCCGGCGGCGGGGATTGATGAAAAAACACTGCTCATTCTGGCGGCCAGTCTTGAAAGGGGCAGCGAGCATCCGTTGGCAGCCGCGTTGGTTGAAGGGGCGCTGGCGCGGGGTCTGACGCTTTCCGCCGCGCAGGACTTTGCTTCGCACACCGGCAAAGGGGTTTCCGGGCGGGTCGAAGGGGTCGAGGTCTTGCTCGGCAACAGCACATTGTTCGGCGAGTTCTCCATCGAACCAGGGGCGTTGGCGGCACGGGCCGAAGAGTTGCGCGCTGAGGGCCAGACGGTGATGCAGGTGGCGATCGATGGCCGCATGGCCGGGTTGCTGGCGGTCTCCGATCCGATCAAGGACACGACCCCTGCAGCGATTCGCCAGTTGCACGGCGAAGGAATCAAAATCGTCATGTTGACCGGCGACAACCGGGCCACCGCCGAAGCGGTTGGCAGAAAACTCGGTATCGACGAAATTGTGGCCGAAGTGCTGCCGGATGAAAAAGCCGCCGCGGTGAAAAAGTTCCAGGAGGCCGGAGAAATAGTGGCGATGGCGGGTGACGGCATCAACGATGCCCCGGCGTTGGCCCAGGCCGAAGTCGGCATCGCCATGGGTACCGGCACTGACGTCGCGATGGAGTCGGCCGGGGTGACCCTGGTCAAGGGTGACCTGACGGGAATTGTCCGCGCGCGCAGGTTGAGCCGGGCGACCATGGCCAATATCCGTCAGAATCTGTTCTTTGCCTTTGTCTACAATTCCCTGGGGGTTCCGCTGGCAGCCGGGGTTCTCTATCCGCTATTCGGTCTTCTGCTCAGCCCGGTGATTGCCGCCGCCGCGATGAGCCTGAGTTCGGTTTCGGTGATCAGCAACGCGCTGCGTCTGCGTTCTGTGAAAATCGCGTCAGATCCGGCGGAGCCGTCAAGACCATGA
- a CDS encoding TetR/AcrR family transcriptional regulator, whose protein sequence is MTDTDLHPRMVPAQKRAEETVKHILNTSATLLDEVGLDGFNTNLLADRSGLRVGTIYRYFPNKLAILRALILEYANQMKMALENFNDLADPEKEWQHIIRSSIDNYVAAAKKQKGFISIRRAMQAAPELSAIEKHLVRDLSESIVEAIIKRGANVSKKHLFHVAGTFLMAAAATYDLAYLKGKKNHQAEAEIIAELKLMSISYLANYLA, encoded by the coding sequence GTGACAGACACCGATTTGCACCCGCGGATGGTTCCCGCGCAAAAACGCGCAGAAGAGACCGTCAAACATATCCTGAATACTTCCGCAACGCTGCTGGACGAAGTGGGTCTTGACGGGTTCAATACCAATCTGCTCGCCGACCGTTCCGGGCTTCGTGTCGGCACGATCTACAGATACTTTCCAAACAAGTTGGCGATTCTCAGGGCCCTTATTCTCGAGTATGCAAATCAGATGAAAATGGCCCTGGAGAATTTTAACGACCTGGCCGATCCAGAAAAGGAATGGCAGCACATCATCCGTTCCAGTATCGACAATTACGTTGCGGCGGCCAAAAAACAGAAAGGGTTCATATCGATCCGCAGGGCCATGCAGGCCGCCCCTGAACTATCTGCCATCGAAAAGCATCTGGTGCGGGATCTGTCCGAATCAATCGTTGAGGCAATTATCAAAAGAGGAGCAAACGTTTCAAAAAAACATCTGTTCCACGTGGCGGGCACCTTCCTGATGGCAGCCGCAGCGACCTATGATCTTGCCTATCTGAAGGGCAAGAAGAATCACCAGGCCGAGGCCGAAATCATCGCGGAACTCAAGCTCATGTCGATCAGCTATCTGGCAAACTATCTGGCATGA
- a CDS encoding sulfite exporter TauE/SafE family protein: protein MELHVIIGILGLATGFISGLLGIGGGIIMAPLLLYTPPLLGFPALSMQDVAGLTIVQGLTACLAGALTHRKFHFVSGRLTAWMGITIFAAALFGGAWSHALPDHLLLAIFALLALSAALLIFIPTTGDCEAPAVASFTFSRPRAVLAAGGVGLLGGLVGQGGSFILIPLMTSFMQIPTRIAIGSNLAIIFLSSLAAFLGKALTGQILWPLALPIVLTVIPAAYVGSRLSRRVPVARLRLLLALCIAAAALKIGFSAVVSFLSLNQ, encoded by the coding sequence ATGGAGCTGCACGTCATCATCGGCATACTCGGACTGGCGACCGGTTTCATTTCCGGGCTGCTCGGTATCGGCGGCGGCATCATCATGGCGCCATTGCTGCTCTATACGCCGCCCCTGCTCGGCTTTCCCGCCCTGAGCATGCAGGATGTGGCGGGGCTGACCATCGTTCAGGGGCTCACCGCCTGCCTGGCCGGAGCCCTGACCCACCGCAAATTCCACTTTGTCTCCGGTCGGCTCACCGCCTGGATGGGGATCACCATCTTCGCCGCCGCACTGTTCGGCGGCGCCTGGTCCCATGCCCTCCCCGACCACCTGCTGCTGGCGATTTTCGCCCTGCTGGCCCTGTCCGCGGCGCTGTTGATTTTCATCCCCACGACCGGGGACTGCGAAGCTCCGGCGGTCGCATCCTTTACCTTCAGCCGGCCGCGGGCGGTCCTCGCCGCCGGCGGCGTCGGACTGCTCGGCGGCCTGGTCGGGCAGGGCGGCTCCTTCATCCTCATCCCGCTGATGACCTCGTTCATGCAGATTCCGACGCGCATCGCCATCGGCAGCAACCTGGCGATCATCTTCCTCTCGTCGCTGGCCGCCTTTCTGGGCAAGGCCCTGACCGGACAGATCCTCTGGCCCCTGGCACTGCCGATTGTCCTCACGGTCATTCCCGCCGCCTATGTCGGCAGCCGGCTCAGCCGCCGGGTTCCGGTCGCCCGGTTGCGCCTGCTGTTGGCGCTCTGCATTGCCGCGGCAGCACTGAAAATCGGATTTTCCGCCGTTGTTTCGTTCTTATCCCTGAATCAGTGA
- a CDS encoding acyl-CoA dehydrogenase family protein, with protein MFELSDEQRLIQQTAREFAEREIWPEAARCDQEKCFPQEIAAKARELGLFNLTVPEEYGGPGLGALELALVTEQLAWGCVGLGGGISLNNLPADVLLVSGNAEQKREYLGRLITSEYGSYAVTEPGAGSDVAGISTRAVRDGDGYLLNGSKVWISNAPLAGFFTVLAKTDPEAGYRGLSFFLVERDSPGLEVGNPLPKLGQNAVPAAEVFFNDVRVPREALLGNEGDGFKIAMQVFDRSRPMVAAFAVGLMQRCLDVSLAYARERKTMGQAIIHHQAIGHKLAEMEMRLQAARLMTYQAAWLLDAGKRNTLQAACAKAFAADAAMWVATETLQIFGGYGYSPEFPAEKLFRDAKVLQIYEGTSEIQRNIIARELGNR; from the coding sequence ATGTTTGAACTGAGTGACGAACAACGACTGATTCAGCAGACCGCCAGGGAATTTGCCGAGCGGGAGATCTGGCCGGAGGCCGCCCGTTGCGATCAGGAAAAGTGTTTTCCGCAGGAAATTGCCGCCAAGGCCAGGGAACTGGGGCTGTTCAATCTGACGGTGCCCGAGGAATACGGCGGTCCCGGACTCGGCGCCCTGGAGCTGGCGCTGGTGACCGAGCAGCTGGCCTGGGGGTGCGTCGGGCTGGGGGGCGGAATCAGTCTGAACAATCTGCCGGCCGACGTGCTGCTGGTCAGCGGCAATGCGGAGCAGAAGCGTGAATACCTGGGCCGGCTGATCACCAGTGAATACGGGTCCTACGCGGTTACCGAGCCGGGCGCGGGATCGGATGTGGCGGGAATTTCGACCCGCGCGGTCAGAGATGGCGACGGCTACCTGCTCAATGGCAGCAAGGTCTGGATTTCCAATGCGCCCCTGGCGGGTTTTTTCACCGTGCTGGCCAAAACCGATCCCGAGGCGGGTTACCGTGGACTGAGTTTCTTTCTGGTTGAACGGGACAGCCCGGGGCTGGAGGTGGGGAATCCCCTGCCCAAGCTGGGACAGAATGCCGTGCCGGCGGCCGAGGTGTTCTTCAATGACGTCAGGGTGCCGCGTGAAGCACTGCTCGGCAACGAAGGGGACGGGTTCAAGATCGCCATGCAGGTTTTCGACCGTTCCCGGCCGATGGTGGCGGCCTTTGCGGTCGGGTTGATGCAGCGCTGTCTCGATGTTTCTCTGGCCTACGCCAGGGAACGCAAGACGATGGGACAGGCGATCATCCATCATCAGGCGATCGGCCACAAACTGGCAGAGATGGAAATGCGTCTGCAGGCGGCGCGACTGATGACCTATCAGGCGGCCTGGTTGCTCGATGCCGGCAAGCGCAACACCCTGCAGGCGGCCTGCGCCAAGGCCTTTGCCGCCGATGCCGCGATGTGGGTGGCGACCGAAACGCTGCAGATTTTCGGCGGCTACGGCTACAGCCCGGAATTCCCGGCCGAAAAGCTGTTCCGCGATGCCAAGGTGCTGCAGATTTACGAGGGCACCAGCGAAATCCAGCGCAACATCATTGCCCGCGAACTGGGGAACCGGTAG
- a CDS encoding class I adenylate-forming enzyme family protein produces the protein MPGIGSILERNARRVPNREALVFGGRRFTYLQLDAAVNRAARVLQRLGVEKGDRVALMSPNSDQFVIVFYAGLKLGAVIVPINPRLAPPELAYQLMDSGSRVLVFAPQLKSVVEKVRQQKLPTRHYLATLPCEPFADVVTLSSAESAEPLGIVVAEQDNAQILYTSGTTGLPKGVLLDHHAVIWAGTNISLGVGIREGDRLLHAAPLYHSAELNLFLMAGTLLAGTHVVLPAFEPETVLNVLEQERISVFFGVPTMYQFLLRQSGITGRDLSAWRIGMYGAAPMPPSVVREMIAKLSGVQLFNLCGLTEMGPGGICLQPHEQLSKMGAGGKPIVNTEARVVDDNMRDVRPGEVGEWILRGETMMKGYWNNPEATAETIRDGWLFTGDLATVDAEGYITLVDRRKDMIITGGMNVYSVEVENAVRSHPAVADCAAIGIPHADYGETVAVVVTPREDRELTLAEIRDHCAGQISDYKLPRLLFLGEVPRNLSGKILKYQLRKTYAETNREPATGSLQVSALN, from the coding sequence ATGCCTGGCATCGGCTCGATTCTGGAACGTAACGCGCGCCGTGTTCCGAACCGTGAAGCTCTGGTTTTTGGCGGGCGACGGTTTACTTACCTGCAGTTGGATGCCGCTGTCAACCGCGCCGCTCGGGTTCTGCAGCGCCTGGGGGTGGAAAAAGGTGATCGGGTCGCTTTGATGTCGCCCAACTCCGATCAGTTCGTCATCGTATTTTACGCCGGGCTGAAACTGGGAGCCGTCATCGTCCCCATCAATCCGCGGCTGGCGCCACCTGAACTGGCCTATCAGCTGATGGATTCAGGTTCCCGGGTGCTGGTTTTTGCTCCGCAGCTCAAATCAGTGGTGGAAAAGGTCCGGCAACAGAAACTCCCCACCAGGCATTACCTGGCGACTTTGCCGTGCGAACCTTTTGCGGACGTCGTGACACTGTCATCTGCTGAAAGCGCGGAGCCCCTGGGCATTGTCGTCGCCGAGCAGGATAACGCCCAGATTCTTTATACCTCCGGAACGACGGGTCTGCCCAAGGGGGTGCTGCTGGACCACCATGCTGTCATCTGGGCCGGTACCAACATCTCTCTGGGGGTGGGAATTCGCGAAGGTGACCGGTTGCTGCATGCCGCTCCCCTCTATCATTCGGCTGAACTCAACCTGTTTCTGATGGCCGGAACCCTTTTGGCTGGCACTCATGTCGTTCTTCCCGCGTTCGAGCCGGAAACGGTGCTGAATGTCCTGGAGCAGGAACGGATCAGTGTCTTTTTCGGCGTGCCCACCATGTACCAGTTCCTTTTACGCCAGTCCGGAATCACCGGACGCGATCTGAGCGCGTGGCGCATCGGCATGTACGGGGCGGCGCCGATGCCTCCCAGCGTGGTCCGGGAGATGATTGCGAAACTGTCCGGGGTGCAGCTTTTCAATCTCTGCGGTCTGACCGAAATGGGTCCCGGCGGAATTTGTCTCCAGCCCCATGAGCAGCTGAGCAAGATGGGAGCGGGAGGGAAGCCGATCGTCAATACCGAAGCGCGGGTGGTGGATGACAACATGCGGGATGTCCGTCCCGGCGAGGTGGGCGAATGGATTCTGCGCGGTGAAACGATGATGAAGGGTTACTGGAACAATCCCGAGGCGACCGCCGAAACCATTCGTGATGGTTGGTTGTTCACCGGCGATCTGGCCACTGTCGACGCGGAGGGGTATATCACCCTGGTTGATCGCAGGAAGGATATGATCATCACCGGGGGGATGAACGTCTATTCCGTTGAAGTGGAAAATGCCGTGCGGTCCCATCCTGCCGTTGCGGATTGTGCCGCGATCGGCATCCCGCATGCGGATTATGGCGAGACGGTGGCCGTTGTGGTAACCCCCCGGGAGGATCGGGAGTTGACCCTGGCCGAAATCCGGGACCATTGTGCCGGGCAGATCTCCGATTACAAACTCCCCCGGCTGCTGTTTCTGGGAGAGGTGCCGCGCAATCTGTCCGGCAAGATTCTCAAATACCAGTTGCGGAAAACCTATGCTGAAACCAACCGGGAGCCTGCGACCGGATCTCTTCAGGTCTCTGCCTTGAACTGA
- a CDS encoding MerC domain-containing protein: MNKPQRDIRSGHPADRQSRWSRALGVSAALLGALLAKLSCPACWSAYAALLGSVGVAGLSSMPFFLPLTLLSLVAVLISLGWRATKRRGYGPLLLGSLGAAVIVLGNFVYPAGSVQNSGVALLIGASIWNSWPRRLSSYTG; the protein is encoded by the coding sequence ATGAATAAACCGCAACGAGACATCAGATCCGGGCATCCCGCCGACAGGCAGAGCCGCTGGAGCCGGGCCCTGGGCGTGAGTGCCGCTCTGCTCGGCGCACTGCTGGCCAAGCTCAGCTGTCCCGCCTGCTGGTCGGCCTACGCGGCCCTGCTCGGCTCGGTCGGGGTGGCCGGACTGAGTTCCATGCCCTTCTTTCTGCCCCTGACCCTGCTCAGCCTGGTGGCGGTCCTCATCTCCCTCGGCTGGCGGGCCACAAAACGACGGGGCTACGGCCCGCTGCTGCTGGGCTCCCTGGGAGCAGCCGTTATTGTCCTGGGAAATTTCGTTTATCCGGCGGGTAGCGTCCAGAACAGCGGCGTTGCCCTTCTGATCGGAGCCTCAATCTGGAATTCCTGGCCCAGGAGGCTGTCGAGCTATACAGGCTGA
- a CDS encoding MerR family transcriptional regulator produces the protein MGQLTIGQLARQSGVGVETIKFYQRRELVKQPPRPVSGFRKYPPETVRQVRFIRRAKELGFSLQEVGELLDLRMTAGTGCGAIRERAEAKLADIRRKRRDLERMETVLKQLTASCRGQGPLNDCPILGALDNEEKMPHE, from the coding sequence ATGGGACAGCTCACCATCGGCCAATTGGCCCGCCAGTCCGGCGTCGGCGTGGAGACGATCAAATTCTACCAGCGGAGGGAACTGGTCAAACAACCGCCCCGCCCGGTTTCGGGGTTCAGAAAGTATCCGCCCGAGACGGTCCGCCAGGTGCGTTTCATCCGCCGCGCCAAGGAACTCGGCTTTTCCCTGCAGGAAGTCGGCGAACTGCTCGACCTGCGCATGACCGCCGGGACCGGTTGCGGCGCCATCAGGGAGCGGGCCGAAGCCAAGCTTGCCGATATCAGGCGAAAACGCCGGGATCTGGAGCGGATGGAGACGGTTCTCAAGCAACTGACCGCCAGCTGCCGGGGGCAGGGGCCACTCAACGACTGCCCGATCCTGGGAGCCCTTGATAATGAGGAGAAGATGCCCCATGAATAA